The DNA sequence cgcgttttcagcattgtgccatcactttgcagggaagcttcagaacatgaaattttcacctcccactatagcagaaagggtctttctagtagttgcacatcaaatctaagctttttgaagtgtttttccaaagataataccatttttatgtttggcgttccagaaacaaccttatctcaggttgaaaacgctttttacgcaatttgccctaactttgcaggaaagcttcagaacatgaaattttcacctcccactatagcagaaagtgtctttctagtagttgcacatcaaatctaagctgtctgaagtgtttttccaaagttatcaacatttttatgtttggcattccagaatcgaccttatctctggctgataacgcgttttctgcattgtgccatatctttgcagggaaacttcagaacatgaaattttcacctcccactatagcagaaagtacggaagaggattagggccagttaagaaaaaaaaaaaaaattctcagaattctgactttaatctcagaattctgactttaaagtgagaattctgactttaatctcagaattctcacttttttctcagaattctcactttaaagtgagaattctgactttaatctcagaattctcactttaaagtcagaattctcacttttttctcagaattctgactttaaagtgagaattctgactttaatctcagaattctcacttttttctcagaattctgactttaaagtgagaattctgactttaatctcagaattctcactttgtgaCGTTGAGCAATGAATTGTGGGGCGGGAAACGTCAGAtcgctgtgtagctgtgaagagACAACATGTCATCGACCAGTGACTTTTTGCGCAGTCGAGGAGTTTCAGAGGACATCATCTCActtatggaggagcagagggtgagtaacatattgccttcatttggtgactgttgagtacttaaaggaaatgctccatGTAGATTGTAGCTTCGCTGCTAATTCATATCACATTGATGGGATCTACCCGCGTGAATATGCAGATTAGGAGTCGTTGGTTCCTTCAGACAAAAGTATTCAAGAGACAGTCCAGATACGTCATGGTGATGTCATATAGCATTTGTAGAACTCGGCGACACTTTGCATCCAGCCCCTTTGCTTGCTTGACGGAGCCAGCGATCCGGTAATTAAGGAAGAGGCAGACACCGCTCCTCATACACAACATTGCTTTCATTAAATCAGTCGAATATACGATTGTAAAATAACAGAAACTGTGCGATCACTGAACAAACTGAcaacatttgaacaaaccagcacgTCTTGACGCTATTAACCATCGTGCCATTAACATACATGCATATGAGCCAGTTATCTCCTGTCTTTGGTGACTtattttgcagacattcacatgTTCAGCGCACAAAAGAGACGTATCTAATGTTCTAGAGTCACCGCCGCCAAGGTGTCAGTGAcgatgtgagtgtgtttgtaatATATTGGGAACTTGAATCAAGGCAACTGTTCGTTTGGTgcgtgcattttattttacgcCCGTCACACTCACTCGCCGATGCTTCGTCAAGCCTGTTGGCCAACAAAAACCTTCCCTTAACCATCGCTAATATCAGTGCACTCCACTCCACTAACACCTACTAGGGCAACAACACAGTCTATAACACGGTTGTTAATTATATTTCTTGTTCTTATATTGCTCGCATgcttcacgctgctgctgtcGTTTGTTGTCGAATGTGTTGAATCTAATTTTAGACTCACTAAGCTTATTTAAATCTAAGTagttttgaaataatatttttaggCATAtatgtacaaatcacaaattattaatatatttcaacGTGTAACAGTTGCAGCATTTTTgtcagtttgtattttatttacaattttataATGCTTACAATACTTTGTGATTCTGTTATATTTTaattgattgtctttttttgctgtttttcttgtgcaGATTGATAGTGACGTCATCTCACTGATGGATGATGAAAGTCTTGCCAATTACATCCCCTGTTATGGAGACCgaattgctctcttcaattTTTGCAAGACAAAACAGCccccattaaaaagaaaaaacggacttttggaaaaactccgtgaaaaaatgaaactcagAAATGAAAGTGCGAAAGGGGACACTGCCTCAAAAACGAAAATACAACAGATTAAGAGGCAGAAAACCACAAGAAATGTTGCGATTGGATGGATACACAATGAtggaaaaatagcaaaacaggTGAGGGAGAAGCAGGGAGGAGGTACCAGAAAGGTTAAAATGTCCACAGAAGCTGGGTTAAAGGACATtcttgaggagggaaaaaaactgtttttccctGGTGGAATTTCTCCTAAAGGATCTGAATTGGACTTCGAGTTTGAGGTGTGGGATTTCAAACAGAATTGCCTCACTGATGACACCTGCCAGTCCATTGGCAATATGTACGAGGCAGCAAAACTGACGTTGTTGCGTTTTTACATTGCAACAAGGCGAAAAGATGAGCAAGATGATGCCAGCACAACGACAGGGGAAGTCTTGGCTTTGTCACACAATGGCAGTGAAAACAACTCTGCAGAAATTGAGGAGGTCACAGTTGAATCAAGTGAAGTCTACGTATCTTTGGACATTTCTGTTGATTCAGAAATTACTTTTGGTCCCACATATGATGCAGAGGAAGATACAGAGGTCACATTGATTTACGATGGTCCAGCTATGCCTCTCAGTCCACCTGATCCACCAGATGCGATGACAATAACTGTTCACTACTCTGACACATTGAATGATATGATTACAGCTTTCTCTGATGACGCCATCTTGAACAAATCACTGAATGTGAAACGCATATTACCAGATAAtagagaagaagcaggtgtTGGATCTGGAGTGCTGAGGGATGTTCTTAGCTGCTTCTGGCAAGAATTCTATGAACGATGCACCCTTGGTACAATAGTTAAAGTGCCATTCATCCGCCATGATTTTCCTGAGGAAAAGTGGAAAGCAGTTGGGAGAATCCTTGTTAAAGGTTACCAAGATTGTTGCTATTTCCCAAACAAACTTGCATTTCCCTTCCTCGAACAAGTGCTTTTCAACTGTGTTTACAGTGATCCGAAAGCCCATTTCCTGCAGTTTGTGAGCAGCCAGGAACGAGATGTGTTGATGGAAGCAATGAAGGACTTTTCTGAAGTGGACCTAGATTATCTTGTTGAAGTACTTGACAGCTATGGATGTAGAAGGAGAATCACAGCTGAAACCTTTCCCACAATACTGCTGGAAATAGCACACAAAGAGCTGGTCCAAAAGCCCATGTTTGTTATAGACTGCTGGAGGGAGGTTACTCTTCAGCATATCTCCATCAGTCCTGAAGCACTGAACAAATTGTGCTCTGACTTGCAACCAACTTCAAAAAAAGTCTGCCAACTGCTGAGATTTGCGACTGATTTAACCCCAAAGCAGAAAGAAGTGGCAAGTCATCTGAAAAAGTTCATCAGAGAGTTGGATGAAGTCAAACTTCAGAAGTTTCTCCGGTTTTGCACTGGCTCTGATCTTGTTGTTACAGACACCATTCATGTGGAATTCCAGGAAATGACAGAGTTCACGAGAAGACCCGTGGGGCACACCTGTGGGAAAGTTCTGCATATTGCTGAAAGCTATGAAAATTTCCCAGATTTCCGATCAGAATTCAATGCAGTTCTCGAAAGCAATGTTTGGATAATGgacattgtttaattgttttgcACCCTTAACTAGAGGAATATAACGATCTAAAAAGTTCATGGGCTTCATTTAAAAGAAAGCCTAAGATGTTATACTTACTATTGGGAAGttgtttcagcagctgcattGTTTTATATGGATATATACCATGCTGCTACTATGAAGAGTAATATTTTATTGCATTCAATAAACTCACTCTTCTACaactttgtatttctgtcttcacCTGAGTGTTTATTAAGTGTGTAAATATGAAGGGTCTCATAATGTTGTTCAtatgttttgtaaaatgttttttgcaatACATAGtacttcaaaaatatttatggaaCCAATCGAAACTAAAAAAACGACATTGTAGACAGCGAATTAATACacaggaaaatattttctgtcactCATTTTGGTAGGTGAAGTTTTACATAGATTCATCACAACTCAGGTGAAATGTTTAAtgcccttttatttatttgtgacttacagaaaatacatttaaaatgtcgtGTGAAAAATCACAATACGTAAACTCAAAGGACAAAAAATGTGTCGAATTCATTCTCTTAATGACACAGTTAGATGCCGaagttttaataaatattacatCAATAGACTTGTCATACAATCTTCAATATTTCTCCCCTCAATGTAATGTACAAATCACTTGCAGCTAATGGATCTGATGGAGCATgccattcattttcctccatgaGCAGACAACACAGCTCAAAAACAGTTTCATCACAAGGAAACTGGGCTTTTGGCGTGCACTCTTCCATACATACAATGACCTCTTCCATTTCAGCAGATTTCAGTCGATCCTCAGCACTGTGAATGGCAGGGAATGAATACATGACGACTGGCCGACCTGAAGCTGCATCACCGGTCAACCTTGATCTTATTTTGTGGGAGTTCCATGTGTTCACAACTTCATCCAGCTCATCCTGCCCAAAAAGCGGAATAGTGAAGtattgatattattgacattttGCCCAGCAACTTTATGAACATTCAATTTGCTTGTTTGAGTCATCCCATCTACAGTATGCACTATGCAAAATGACAAAAGTATCTGTAGTACGTCTGACTGTCTTACTTCAAGTATTTCGGAATTAAATTTTTACCATTGATTAAtttcaatgcagaaaaaataatatgcacAGACAAAGTCTTTTACCTGCATGAGATTGAGAAAGCAGAACTGGATGAGGCTTTTATCCAGAAAGTTTCCTGTGAAGTGACCATCATCCTGAAGagtttgaaataaattcatCCAGAATTGTGCACTCTGTTTGCGGAGGGTGGTCCACCATCCTTCAATGCGCTGATTGGTGGTACTTCTTCCATAAAGGAAACTTTTGTCCCCTGCAAAGCTATCTGAGCGgtttctttgcaaaaacatttgcatCTGTTCAACATGGCCATTTTCTGTGCCCCTGTCAGCACGGATCCTTTCTGGGCATCCACCAATGCGTGAAACTGTTTTAATAAAGTAACTTGCAACCACCTTCGGATCATTGTTCGTGGTGTAGGCCTCTGCCCATAATACGTATCGGCTAAACCCGTCAATGCAGCCATGGATGCCAATCCCATAGGGTTTCAATTTATCATAGCCATCCATGTGCCAAACAGCATTTGGTCCTCTGCAGCTGTATTGCCGTCTTCGTAGGCGTCGTGCTCTTCTTAATTCCACACCAATGGGGTCAATCATTTTTATAATTTGCCGTATTGTGTCTTGTGACACAACAAATCCTTTCTGAATTGCTCGTAGATGAAGCCATCGATAACCTTGCATCTGCCCACTCGCCATGATCTCTTGCTGGATAAAAGCCAACACTTCTCCCAGGTCTGACTGGTTCTTTCTTCGATACAAACCAAGTCTTCGGCATATTCTCTTCAGAGTCCGAATACTCATGACAGTCTGAGcatgatgtgccactactgcaAGTATTTCTTTATTGCTGAGTGAAAGTCTAAAGCACAGCTTGATGAAGTCATCCAAATCTGGCTTTTCAGCCGCCACTGTGTGAGTTGTAGCCTCCATCAGTCACTTTATCTGCACAAGAAAAGATAAAAACCAATCATATTTTAGAATTACTGAAATAATGTAGCGTCTGACAAAACAGTAtgcatattatatattttgtaaataataatgttcGCATTTATGGTGTAGTGTCAGTTTCAACAGTTCACTCCACTCATCAACCTTCCCAGTTAGTAGTAAAGTACAGAcatgtgtgcatatgtgtgtctatgtgtatATGACATCATATGGATTGCCACGTCAGTCTCTTTTTTATGAATTAGCAGCGAAGCTACAAGCTACatggagcatttcctttaagtaCTCAACAGTCACCAAATGAAGGCAATATGTTACtcaacctctgctcctccataagTGAGATGATGTCCTCTGAAACTCCTCGACTGCGCAAAAAGTCACTGGTCGATGACATGTTGTctcttcacagctacacagcgaTCTGACGTTTCCCGCCCCACAATTCATTGCTCAACGTCACAAAgcgagaattctgagattaaagtcagaattctcactttaaagtcagaattctgagaaaaaagtgagaattctgactttaaagtcagaattctcactttaaagtcagaattctgagattaaagtcagaattctgagattaaagtcagaattctcactttaaagtcagaattctgagaaaaaaagtgagaattctgactttaaagagagaattctcactttaaagtcagaattctgagaaaaaagtgagaattctgactttaaagtgagaattctcactttaaagtcagaattctgagaaaaaagtgagaattctgagattaaagtcagaattctcactttaaagtcagaattctgagaaaaaagtgagaattctgactttaaagtgagaattctcactttaaagtcagaattctgagattaaagtcagaattctgagattaaagtcagaattctcactttaaagtcagaattctgagaaaaaaaatttttttttctttactggccctaatcctcttccgtaagaaagagtctttctagtagttgcacatcaaatctaagctgtctgaagtgttttttccaaagttatcaacatttttatgtttggcattccagaatcgaccttatctctggctgaaaacgcgtttactgcattgtgccataactttgcaaggaaacttcagaacatgaaattttcacctcccactatagcagaaagggtctttctagtagttgcacatcaaatctaagctgtctgaagtgttttttcaaagttatcatatttttatgtttggcgttccgtaattgaccttgtctcatgctgaaaacgcgttttctgcattgtgccataactttgcagggaagcttcagaacatgaaattttcaactcccactataccagaaaggctttttccagtagttgcacatcaaatctaagctgtctgaagtgtttttccaaagttatcaacatttttttgtttggctttccggaatcaaccttatctcaggctgaaaacgcgtttcacgcattgtgccataaccttgcaggaaagcttcagaatatgaaattttcaactcccacaatagcagaaatggtctttctagtagttgcacatcaaatctaagctgtctgaagtgtttttccaaagttgtcaacatttttatgtttggctttccgtaatcgaccttatctcagcctgaaaacgcgtttcctgcattgtggcataactttgcagggatgcttcagaacatgaaattttcacctcccactatagcagaaagggtctttctagtagttgcacatcaaatctaagctgtctgaagtgtttttccaaagttatcatatttttatgtttggcgttccgtaattgaccttgtctcatgctgaaaaaacgcgttttctgcattgtgccataactttgcagggaagcttcagaacatgaaattttcaactcccactatagcagaaaggctttttccagtagttgcacatcaaatctaagctgtctgaagtgtttttccaaagttatcaacatttttatgtttggcgttccggaacccaccttatctcaggctgtaaaagcgttttctgcattgtgccataactttggagggaagcttcagaacatgaaattttaacctgccgctatagcagaaagggtccttcgagtagttgcacatcaaatctaacctgtctgaagtgtttttccaaagttatcaacattcttatgtttggcgttccagaatcaaccttatctcaggctgaaaacgcgttttcagcattgtgccatcactttgcagggaagcttcagaacatgaaattttcacctcccactatagcagaaagggtctttctagtagttgcacatcaaatctaagctttttgaagtgtttttccaaagataataccatttttatgtttggcgttccagaaacaaccttatctcaggttgaaaacgcgttttacgcaatttgccctaactttgcaggaaagcttcagaacatgaaattttcacctcccactatagcagaaagtgtctttctagtagttgcacatccaatctaagctgtctgaagtgtttttccaaagttatcaacatttttatgtttggcgttctggaacccagcttatctcaggctgaaaacgcattttctgcattgtgccataactttgcagggagacttcagaacatgaaattttctcctcccactatagcagaaagggtctttctagtagttgcacatcaaatctaagctgtctgaagtgtttttccaaagttgtcaacatttttatgtttggctttccggaatcgaccttatctcaggctgaaaacgcatttcctgcattgtggcataactttgcagggatgcttcagaacatgaaattttcacctaccactatagcagaaagggtctttctagtagttgcacatcaaatataagctgtctgaagtgtttttccaaagttatcatatttttatgtttggcgttccgtaattgaccttgtctcatgctgaaaacgcgttttctgcattgtgccatgactttgcagggaagcttcagaacatgaaattttcaactcccactatagcagaaaggctttttccagtagttgcacatcaaatctaagctgtctgaaatggttttccaaagttatcaacatttttatgtttggctttccggaacccaccttatctcaggctgaaaacgcgttttctgcattgtgccataactttgcagggaagcttcagaacatgaaattttcacctcccactatagcagaatgggtctttctagtagttgcacatcaaatctaagctgtttgaagtgtttttccaaagttaacaccatttttatgtttggcgttccagaaacaaccttatctcaggctgaaaacgcgttttacgcaatttgccataactttgcaaggaagcttcagaacatgaaattttcacctcccactgtagcagaaggggtctttctagtagttgcacatcaaatctaagctgtctgaagtgtttttcgaaagttatcaacatttttacgtttggcgtttcggaacccaccttatctcaggctgaaaacgcgttttctgcattgtgctataacttctcagggaagcttcagaacatgaaattttcacctcccactatagcagaaagggtctttctagtagttgcacatcaaatctaagctttttgaagtgtttttccaaagataataccatttttatgtttggcgttccagaaacaaccttatctcaggttgaaaacgcgttttacgcaatttgccctaactttgcaggaaagcttcagaacatgaaattttcacctcccactatagcagaaagtgtctttctagtagttgcacatccaatctaagctgtctgaagtgtttttccaaagttatcaacatttttatgtttggcgttctggaacccagcttatctcaggctgaaaacgcattttctgcattgtgccataactttgcagggagacttcagaacatgaaattttctcctcccactatagcagaaagggtctttctagtagttgcacatcaaatctaagctgtctgaagtgtttttccaaagttgtcaacatttttatgtttggctttccggaatcgaccttatctcaggctgaaaacgcatttcctgcattgtggcataactttgcagggatgcttcagaacatgaaattttcacctaccactatagcagaaagggtctttctagtagttgcacatcaaatataagctgtctgaagtgtttttccaaagttatcatatttttatgtttggcgttccgtaattgaccttgtctcatgctgaaaacgcgttttctgcattgtgccatgactttgcagggaagcttcagaacatgaaattttcaactcccactatagcagaaaggctttttccagtagttgcacatcaaatctaagctgtctgaaatggttttccaaagttatcaacatttttatgtttggctttccggaacccaccttatctcaggctgaaaacgcgttttctgcattgtgccataactttgcagggaagcttcagaacatgaaattttcacctcccactatagcagaatgggtctttctagtagttgcacatcaaatctaagctgtttgaagtgtttttccaaagttaacaccatttttatgtttggcgttccagaaacaaccttatctcaggctgaaaacgcgttttacgcaatttgccataactttgcaggaaagcatcagaacattaaattttcacctcccactatagcagaatgtggctttttagtagttgcacatcaaatctaagctgtctgaagtgtttttccaaagttatctacattttaatgtttggcgttctgaaatctacctcatctcaggctgaaaacgcgttttacgcattgtgccataactttgcagggaagcttcagaacatgatattttcacctcccactatagcagaaagggtctttctcgtagttgcacatcaaatcgaagctgtctgatgtgttttttgaaagttttcaacatttttttgtttggtgttcctgaatcgaccttatctcagtccgaaaacgcgttttctgcattgtgccataactttgcagggaagcttcagaacatgaaattttcacctcccactatagcagaaagggtatttctagtagttgcacatcaaatcaaagctgtctgatgtgttgttccaaagttatcaacatttttatgtttggcgttccggaactctccttatctcacgcttaaaacgcgttttctgcattgtcccataactttgcagggaagctttagaacatgaaattttcacctcccactagagcagaaagggtatttctagtagttgcacaacaaatctaagctgtctgaagtgtttttcgaaagttatcaacatttttatgtttggcgttccggaatcgaccttatctcaggatgaaaaatcgttttctacattgtcccataactttgcagggaagcttcagaacatggaattctgacctcccaatatggcagaaagggtctttctagtagttgcacatcaaatctaagctgtctgtagagtttttcctgagttatcaacatttttatgtttggctttccggaatcgaccttatctcaggatggaaaatcgttttctgcattgtcccataactttgcagggagacttcagaacatgaaattctgacctcccaatatagcagaaagggtctttctagtagttgcgcatcaaatctaagctgtctgaagtgtttttccaaagttatcaacatttttatgtttggcgttctggaacccaccttatctcaggctgaaaacgcgttttctgcattgtgccataactttgcagggaagcttcagaacatgaaattttcacctcccactattgcagaaagggtctttctagtagttgcacattaaatctaagctgtttgaagtgtttttccaaagttatcaacatacttatgtttggcgttccggaaccgaccttttctcaggctgaaaacgcgttttctgcattgtgccataactttgcagggaagcttcagaacatgaaattttcacgtcccactagtgtagaaagggtatttctagtagttgcacatcaaatctaagctgtctgaagtgtttttccaaagttatcaacatttttatgttcggcgttccggaatcgaccttatcacaggatgaaaaatcattttctgcattgtcccataactttgcagggaagcttcagaacatgaaattttgacctcccaatatagcagaaagggtctttctagtagttgcacatcaaatctaagctgtctgaagtgtttttccaaagttatcatatttttatgtttggcgttccgtaattgaccttgtctcatgctgaaaacgcgttttctgcattgtgccataactttgcagggaagcttcagaacatgaaattttcaactcccactatagcagaaaggctttttccagtagttgcacatcaaatctaagctgtctgaagtgtttttccaaagttatcaacatttttatgtttggcgttccggaacccaccttatctcaggctgtaaaagcgttttctgcattgtgccataactttggagggaagcttcagaacatgaaattttcacctcccactatagcagaaagggtctttctagtagttgcacatcaaatctaagctttttgaagtgtttttccaaagataataccatttttatgtttggcgttccagaaacaaccttatctcaggttgaaaacgcgttttacgcaatttgccctaactttgcaggaaagcttcagaacatgaaattttcacctcccactatagcagaaagtgtctttctagtagttgcacatccaatctaagctgtctgaagtgtttttccaaagttgtcaacatttttatgtttggctttccggaatcgaccttatctcaggctgaaaacgcatttcctgcattgtggcataactttgcagggatgcttcagaacatgaaattttcacctaccactatagcagaaagggtctttctagtagttgcacatcaaatctaagctgtctgaagtgtttttccaaagttatcatatttttatgtttggcgttccgtaattgaccttgtctcatgctgaaa is a window from the Synchiropus splendidus isolate RoL2022-P1 chromosome 17, RoL_Sspl_1.0, whole genome shotgun sequence genome containing:
- the LOC128748893 gene encoding uncharacterized protein LOC128748893, which translates into the protein MSSTSDFLRSRGVSEDIISLMEEQRIDSDVISLMDDESLANYIPCYGDRIALFNFCKTKQPPLKRKNGLLEKLREKMKLRNESAKGDTASKTKIQQIKRQKTTRNVAIGWIHNDGKIAKQVREKQGGGTRKVKMSTEAGLKDILEEGKKLFFPGGISPKGSELDFEFEVWDFKQNCLTDDTCQSIGNMYEAAKLTLLRFYIATRRKDEQDDASTTTGEVLALSHNGSENNSAEIEEVTVESSEVYVSLDISVDSEITFGPTYDAEEDTEVTLIYDGPAMPLSPPDPPDAMTITVHYSDTLNDMITAFSDDAILNKSLNVKRILPDNREEAGVGSGVLRDVLSCFWQEFYERCTLGTIVKVPFIRHDFPEEKWKAVGRILVKGYQDCCYFPNKLAFPFLEQVLFNCVYSDPKAHFLQFVSSQERDVLMEAMKDFSEVDLDYLVEVLDSYGCRRRITAETFPTILLEIAHKELVQKPMFVIDCWREVTLQHISISPEALNKLCSDLQPTSKKVCQLLRFATDLTPKQKEVASHLKKFIRELDEVKLQKFLRFCTGSDLVVTDTIHVEFQEMTEFTRRPVGHTCGKVLHIAESYENFPDFRSEFNAVLESNVWIMDIV